One genomic window of Bacillus mycoides includes the following:
- a CDS encoding HAAS signaling domain-containing protein: MTKNKFLQQLNASLKRLSEKERTDILKDYEEHFTFGLEEGKSEEEIVASLGSPAQIAKELLADYHIEKVTASATTGNVFRAIWAVIGLGFFNLLIVLGPAITLAALIFSGWVLGISFLGSPLLVLVDTIIHPNTFLLFNLFVSLALCGLGYFIVITMLFLTKLANNGFVRYLKFNMALVKGGLKHDK; encoded by the coding sequence ATGACGAAAAATAAATTTTTACAACAATTAAATGCATCTCTAAAAAGATTATCTGAAAAAGAGCGTACAGATATTTTAAAAGATTATGAAGAACATTTTACTTTCGGATTAGAGGAAGGGAAAAGTGAAGAAGAAATTGTAGCTTCATTAGGTTCTCCAGCTCAAATCGCCAAAGAGTTATTAGCAGATTATCATATTGAGAAAGTAACAGCAAGTGCAACAACAGGAAATGTTTTTCGGGCAATTTGGGCAGTAATTGGATTAGGTTTTTTCAATTTGTTAATCGTGCTTGGACCTGCAATTACATTAGCGGCATTGATTTTTTCAGGATGGGTTCTAGGAATCTCATTTTTAGGTTCACCATTACTGGTTCTAGTTGATACTATTATACATCCAAATACATTCTTGCTATTTAATCTTTTCGTTTCTTTAGCACTTTGTGGACTTGGATATTTCATTGTAATTACTATGTTATTTTTAACAAAGCTGGCAAATAATGGATTTGTTCGTTATTTAAAGTTCAATATGGCACTAGTAAAAGGTGGTTTGAAGCATGATAAATAA
- a CDS encoding PadR family transcriptional regulator, giving the protein MNVQFKKGVLELCVLVLLDKQDRYGYELVRSISNQIEISEGSVYPLLRRLTKEEYFTTYLQESSEGPSRKYYTLTDKGRTYLYQLLEEWNEFSQGVNQLIKEGVRNDEK; this is encoded by the coding sequence TTGAATGTACAATTTAAAAAAGGAGTTTTAGAACTTTGTGTTCTTGTCTTACTTGATAAGCAAGACCGTTATGGGTATGAATTAGTTCGAAGTATTTCCAATCAAATTGAAATATCAGAAGGGTCTGTTTATCCTTTACTTCGTAGATTAACTAAAGAAGAATATTTTACAACGTATTTACAGGAGTCTTCAGAAGGACCTTCAAGGAAGTATTATACACTGACGGATAAAGGTAGAACGTATTTGTATCAACTTTTGGAGGAATGGAATGAGTTTTCACAAGGTGTCAATCAATTAATAAAAGAAGGTGTACGTAATGACGAAAAATAA